In one window of Rhinopithecus roxellana isolate Shanxi Qingling chromosome 15, ASM756505v1, whole genome shotgun sequence DNA:
- the RIN1 gene encoding ras and Rab interactor 1 isoform X3: protein MRLPEASGPSFVSSHYILESPGGVSLEGSELMFPDLVQLICAYCHTRDILLLPLQLPRAIHRAATHKELEAISHLGIEFWSSSLNIKAQRGPAGGPVLPQLKARSPQELDQGTGAALCFFNPLFPGDLGPTKREKFKRSFKVRVSTETSSPLSPPAVPPPPVPVLPGAVPSQTERLPPCQLLRRESSVGYRVPAGGDPSLPPMPSLQEVDCGSPSSSEEEGAPGSRGSPATSPHLGRRRPLLRSMSAAFCSLLAPERQVGQAAAALMQDRHTAAGQLVQDLLTQVRARPEPQELQGIRQALSRARAMLSVELGPEKLLPPKRLEHVLEKSLHRSVLKPLRPILAARARRRLAADGSLGRLAEGLRLARAQGPGAFGSHLSLPSPVEMEQVRQKLLQLLRTYSPSAQVKRLLQACKLLYMALRTQEGEDAGADEFLPLLSLVLAHCDLPELLLEAEYMSELLEPSLLTGEGGYYLTSLSASLALLSGLGHTHTLPLSPSQELRRSLSLWEQRRLPATHCFQHLLRVAYQDPSSGCTSKTLAVPPEASIATLNQLCATKFRVTQPNTFGLFLYKDQGYHRLPPGALAHRLPTTGYLVYRRAEWPETQEAATEEEGRGQSEARSRGEEQGCQGDEEAGVKASPRDTQEESETTAEGGQGRAGEGPAQPGEPETEGSRAAEE, encoded by the exons atGCGACTGCCCGAAGCCAGCGGCCCCTCCTTCGTCTCCAGCCACTACATCCTGGAGAGCCCTGGCG GCGTCTCCTTGGAGGGCTCGGAGCTCATGTTCCCAGACCTAGTCCAGCTCATCTGTGCCTACTGCCACACCCG GGACATCCTTCTCCTCCCGCTGCAGCTCCCCAGAGCCATCCACCGTGCAGCCACCCACAAAGAGCTGGAGGCCATCTCCCATCTGGGCATTG AGTTCTGGAGCTCCTCCCTCAACATCAAGGCTCAGCGGGGCCCGGCTGGAGGCCCAGTGTTGCCCCAGCTGAAGGCCCGGTCCCCTCAAGAGCTGGACCAGGGCACCGGAGCCGCCTTGTGCTTCTTCAACCCCCTGTTCCCAGGGGACCTGGGGCCCACCAAGCGGGAGAAATTCAAGAGAAGCTTCAAAGTGCGCGTGTCCACAGAGACTTCCAGCCCCCTGTCTCCACCCGCCGTGCCGCCTCCCCCCGTCCCTGTGCTGCCAGGGGCAGTCCCCAGCCAGACAGAGCGGCTGCCCCCTTGCCAACTGCTGCGGAGGGAGAGTTCAGTGGGGTACCGCGTGCCAGCAGGCGGTGACCCTAGCCTTCCGCCTATGCCCTCCCTCCAGGAGGTGGACTGCGGCTCCCCCAGCAGCTCCGAGGAGGAGGGGGCACCAGGGTCCCGGGGGAGCCCAGCGACCTCACCCCACCTGGGCCGCCGGCGGCCTCTGCTTCGGTCCATGAGTGCCGCCTTCTGCTCCCTACTGGCGCCGGAGCGGCAGGTGGGCCAGGCCGCAGCGGCACTGATGCAGGACCGACACACAGCCGCAGGCCAGCTGGTGCAGGACCTACTGACCCAGGTGCGGGCCAGGCCTGAGCCCCAGGAGCTGCAGGGCATCCGTCAGGCGCTGAGCCGGGCCCGGGCCATGCTGAGCGTGGAGCTGGGCCCTGAGAAGCTGCTGCCGCCTAAAAGGCTGG AACATGTCCTGGAGAAGTCATTGCATCGCTCTGTGCTCAAGCCTCTCCGGCCCATCCTGGCAGCCCGCGCGCGGCGCCGGCTTGCCGCAGATGGCTCCCTGGGCCGCCTAGCTGAGGGCCTCCGCCTGGCCCGGGCCCAAGGTCCCGGAGCCTTTGGGTCCCACCTGAGCCTGCCCTCCCCAGTAGAGATGGAGCAGGTGCGCCAGAAGCTGCTGCAGCTGCTCCGCACCTACTCACCCAGCGCCCAGGTCAAGCGGCTCCTGCAGGCCTGCAAGCTGCTCTACATGGCCCTGAGGACCCAGGAGG GGGAGGACGCGGGTGCCGACGAGTTCCTGCCTCTGCTGAGCCTCGTCTTGGCCCACTGTGACCTTCCTGAGCTGCTGCTGGAGGCCGAGTACATGTCAGAGCTGCTGGAGCCCAGCCTGCTCACCGGAGAGG GTGGCTACTACCTGACCAGCCTGTCTGCCAGCCTGGCCCTGCTGAGTGGCCTGGGTCACACCCACaccctcccactgagtccctcgcAGGAGCTACGGCgctccctcagcctctgggagCAGCGCCGCCTGCCTGCCACCCACTGCTTCCAG CACCTCCTCCGAGTAGCCTATCAGGATCCCAGCAGTGGCTGCACCTCCAAGACCCTGGCCGTGCCCCCAGAGGCCTCGATCGCCACCCTGAACCAGCTCTGTGCCACCAAGTTCCGAGTGACGCAGCCCAACACTTTTGGCCTCTTCCTATACAAGGACCAGGGCTACCACCGCCTGCCCCCTGGAGCCCTGGCCCACAGGCTGCCCACCACTGGCTACCTTGTCTACCGCCGGGCAGAGTGGCCTGAGACCCAGGAGGCTGCGACAGAagaggagggcagagggcagtCAGAGGCAAGGAGCAGAGGGGAGGAGCAAGGGTGCCAGGgagatgaggaagctggggtCAAAGCCAGCCCCAGGGACACTCAGGAAGAGTCTGAGACAACTGCTGAAGGGGGCCAGGGTCGAGCGGGTGAAGGCCCTGCTCAGCCAGGGGAGCCAGAGACAGAGGGAAGCCGGGCAGCAGAGGAGTAG
- the RIN1 gene encoding ras and Rab interactor 1 isoform X1 — MESPGESGMGPPGAPSPSSFTPGHLETEKPAQDPLYDVPNASGGQAGGPQRPGRIVSLRERLLLTRPVWLQLQANAAAALHVLRTEPPGTFLVRKSNTRQCQALCMRLPEASGPSFVSSHYILESPGGVSLEGSELMFPDLVQLICAYCHTRDILLLPLQLPRAIHRAATHKELEAISHLGIEFWSSSLNIKAQRGPAGGPVLPQLKARSPQELDQGTGAALCFFNPLFPGDLGPTKREKFKRSFKVRVSTETSSPLSPPAVPPPPVPVLPGAVPSQTERLPPCQLLRRESSVGYRVPAGGDPSLPPMPSLQEVDCGSPSSSEEEGAPGSRGSPATSPHLGRRRPLLRSMSAAFCSLLAPERQVGQAAAALMQDRHTAAGQLVQDLLTQVRARPEPQELQGIRQALSRARAMLSVELGPEKLLPPKRLEHVLEKSLHRSVLKPLRPILAARARRRLAADGSLGRLAEGLRLARAQGPGAFGSHLSLPSPVEMEQVRQKLLQLLRTYSPSAQVKRLLQACKLLYMALRTQEGEDAGADEFLPLLSLVLAHCDLPELLLEAEYMSELLEPSLLTGEGGYYLTSLSASLALLSGLGHTHTLPLSPSQELRRSLSLWEQRRLPATHCFQHLLRVAYQDPSSGCTSKTLAVPPEASIATLNQLCATKFRVTQPNTFGLFLYKDQGYHRLPPGALAHRLPTTGYLVYRRAEWPETQEAATEEEGRGQSEARSRGEEQGCQGDEEAGVKASPRDTQEESETTAEGGQGRAGEGPAQPGEPETEGSRAAEE, encoded by the exons ATGGAAAGCCCTGGAGAGTCAGGCATGGGCCCTCCTGGAGCCCCCAGCCCATCCAGCTTCACTCCTGGGCACCTGGAGACAGAAAA GCCAGCCCAGGACCCACTGTATGACGTGCCCAATGCCAGCGGCGGGCAGGCAGGCGGACCACAGCGGCCGGGGCGCATTGTGAGCCTGCGGGAGCGCCTGCTGCTCACCCGGCCTGTGTGGCTGCAGCTGCAAGCCAACGCAGCGGCGGCACTGCACGTGCTGAGGACTGAGCCCCCGGGG ACGTTCCTCGTGCGGAAATCTAACACCCGacagtgccaggccctgtgcatGCGACTGCCCGAAGCCAGCGGCCCCTCCTTCGTCTCCAGCCACTACATCCTGGAGAGCCCTGGCG GCGTCTCCTTGGAGGGCTCGGAGCTCATGTTCCCAGACCTAGTCCAGCTCATCTGTGCCTACTGCCACACCCG GGACATCCTTCTCCTCCCGCTGCAGCTCCCCAGAGCCATCCACCGTGCAGCCACCCACAAAGAGCTGGAGGCCATCTCCCATCTGGGCATTG AGTTCTGGAGCTCCTCCCTCAACATCAAGGCTCAGCGGGGCCCGGCTGGAGGCCCAGTGTTGCCCCAGCTGAAGGCCCGGTCCCCTCAAGAGCTGGACCAGGGCACCGGAGCCGCCTTGTGCTTCTTCAACCCCCTGTTCCCAGGGGACCTGGGGCCCACCAAGCGGGAGAAATTCAAGAGAAGCTTCAAAGTGCGCGTGTCCACAGAGACTTCCAGCCCCCTGTCTCCACCCGCCGTGCCGCCTCCCCCCGTCCCTGTGCTGCCAGGGGCAGTCCCCAGCCAGACAGAGCGGCTGCCCCCTTGCCAACTGCTGCGGAGGGAGAGTTCAGTGGGGTACCGCGTGCCAGCAGGCGGTGACCCTAGCCTTCCGCCTATGCCCTCCCTCCAGGAGGTGGACTGCGGCTCCCCCAGCAGCTCCGAGGAGGAGGGGGCACCAGGGTCCCGGGGGAGCCCAGCGACCTCACCCCACCTGGGCCGCCGGCGGCCTCTGCTTCGGTCCATGAGTGCCGCCTTCTGCTCCCTACTGGCGCCGGAGCGGCAGGTGGGCCAGGCCGCAGCGGCACTGATGCAGGACCGACACACAGCCGCAGGCCAGCTGGTGCAGGACCTACTGACCCAGGTGCGGGCCAGGCCTGAGCCCCAGGAGCTGCAGGGCATCCGTCAGGCGCTGAGCCGGGCCCGGGCCATGCTGAGCGTGGAGCTGGGCCCTGAGAAGCTGCTGCCGCCTAAAAGGCTGG AACATGTCCTGGAGAAGTCATTGCATCGCTCTGTGCTCAAGCCTCTCCGGCCCATCCTGGCAGCCCGCGCGCGGCGCCGGCTTGCCGCAGATGGCTCCCTGGGCCGCCTAGCTGAGGGCCTCCGCCTGGCCCGGGCCCAAGGTCCCGGAGCCTTTGGGTCCCACCTGAGCCTGCCCTCCCCAGTAGAGATGGAGCAGGTGCGCCAGAAGCTGCTGCAGCTGCTCCGCACCTACTCACCCAGCGCCCAGGTCAAGCGGCTCCTGCAGGCCTGCAAGCTGCTCTACATGGCCCTGAGGACCCAGGAGG GGGAGGACGCGGGTGCCGACGAGTTCCTGCCTCTGCTGAGCCTCGTCTTGGCCCACTGTGACCTTCCTGAGCTGCTGCTGGAGGCCGAGTACATGTCAGAGCTGCTGGAGCCCAGCCTGCTCACCGGAGAGG GTGGCTACTACCTGACCAGCCTGTCTGCCAGCCTGGCCCTGCTGAGTGGCCTGGGTCACACCCACaccctcccactgagtccctcgcAGGAGCTACGGCgctccctcagcctctgggagCAGCGCCGCCTGCCTGCCACCCACTGCTTCCAG CACCTCCTCCGAGTAGCCTATCAGGATCCCAGCAGTGGCTGCACCTCCAAGACCCTGGCCGTGCCCCCAGAGGCCTCGATCGCCACCCTGAACCAGCTCTGTGCCACCAAGTTCCGAGTGACGCAGCCCAACACTTTTGGCCTCTTCCTATACAAGGACCAGGGCTACCACCGCCTGCCCCCTGGAGCCCTGGCCCACAGGCTGCCCACCACTGGCTACCTTGTCTACCGCCGGGCAGAGTGGCCTGAGACCCAGGAGGCTGCGACAGAagaggagggcagagggcagtCAGAGGCAAGGAGCAGAGGGGAGGAGCAAGGGTGCCAGGgagatgaggaagctggggtCAAAGCCAGCCCCAGGGACACTCAGGAAGAGTCTGAGACAACTGCTGAAGGGGGCCAGGGTCGAGCGGGTGAAGGCCCTGCTCAGCCAGGGGAGCCAGAGACAGAGGGAAGCCGGGCAGCAGAGGAGTAG
- the RIN1 gene encoding ras and Rab interactor 1 isoform X2, with protein MESPGESGMGPPGAPSPSSFTPGHLETEKPAQDPLYDVPNASGGQAGGPQRPGRIVSLRERLLLTRPVWLQLQANAAAALHVLRTEPPGTFLVRKSNTRQCQALCMRLPEASGPSFVSSHYILESPGGVSLEGSELMFPDLVQLICAYCHTRDILLLPLQLPRAIHRAATHKELEAISHLGIEFWSSSLNIKAQRGPAGGPVLPQLKARSPQELDQGTGAALCFFNPLFPGDLGPTKREKFKRSFKVRVSTETSSPLSPPAVPPPPVPVLPGAVPSQTERLPPCQLLRRESSVGYRVPAGGDPSLPPMPSLQEVDCGSPSSSEEEGAPGSRGSPATSPHLGRRRPLLRSMSAAFCSLLAPERQVGQAAAALMQDRHTAAGQLVQDLLTQVRARPEPQELQGIRQALSRARAMLSVELGPEKLLPPKRLEMEQVRQKLLQLLRTYSPSAQVKRLLQACKLLYMALRTQEGEDAGADEFLPLLSLVLAHCDLPELLLEAEYMSELLEPSLLTGEGGYYLTSLSASLALLSGLGHTHTLPLSPSQELRRSLSLWEQRRLPATHCFQHLLRVAYQDPSSGCTSKTLAVPPEASIATLNQLCATKFRVTQPNTFGLFLYKDQGYHRLPPGALAHRLPTTGYLVYRRAEWPETQEAATEEEGRGQSEARSRGEEQGCQGDEEAGVKASPRDTQEESETTAEGGQGRAGEGPAQPGEPETEGSRAAEE; from the exons ATGGAAAGCCCTGGAGAGTCAGGCATGGGCCCTCCTGGAGCCCCCAGCCCATCCAGCTTCACTCCTGGGCACCTGGAGACAGAAAA GCCAGCCCAGGACCCACTGTATGACGTGCCCAATGCCAGCGGCGGGCAGGCAGGCGGACCACAGCGGCCGGGGCGCATTGTGAGCCTGCGGGAGCGCCTGCTGCTCACCCGGCCTGTGTGGCTGCAGCTGCAAGCCAACGCAGCGGCGGCACTGCACGTGCTGAGGACTGAGCCCCCGGGG ACGTTCCTCGTGCGGAAATCTAACACCCGacagtgccaggccctgtgcatGCGACTGCCCGAAGCCAGCGGCCCCTCCTTCGTCTCCAGCCACTACATCCTGGAGAGCCCTGGCG GCGTCTCCTTGGAGGGCTCGGAGCTCATGTTCCCAGACCTAGTCCAGCTCATCTGTGCCTACTGCCACACCCG GGACATCCTTCTCCTCCCGCTGCAGCTCCCCAGAGCCATCCACCGTGCAGCCACCCACAAAGAGCTGGAGGCCATCTCCCATCTGGGCATTG AGTTCTGGAGCTCCTCCCTCAACATCAAGGCTCAGCGGGGCCCGGCTGGAGGCCCAGTGTTGCCCCAGCTGAAGGCCCGGTCCCCTCAAGAGCTGGACCAGGGCACCGGAGCCGCCTTGTGCTTCTTCAACCCCCTGTTCCCAGGGGACCTGGGGCCCACCAAGCGGGAGAAATTCAAGAGAAGCTTCAAAGTGCGCGTGTCCACAGAGACTTCCAGCCCCCTGTCTCCACCCGCCGTGCCGCCTCCCCCCGTCCCTGTGCTGCCAGGGGCAGTCCCCAGCCAGACAGAGCGGCTGCCCCCTTGCCAACTGCTGCGGAGGGAGAGTTCAGTGGGGTACCGCGTGCCAGCAGGCGGTGACCCTAGCCTTCCGCCTATGCCCTCCCTCCAGGAGGTGGACTGCGGCTCCCCCAGCAGCTCCGAGGAGGAGGGGGCACCAGGGTCCCGGGGGAGCCCAGCGACCTCACCCCACCTGGGCCGCCGGCGGCCTCTGCTTCGGTCCATGAGTGCCGCCTTCTGCTCCCTACTGGCGCCGGAGCGGCAGGTGGGCCAGGCCGCAGCGGCACTGATGCAGGACCGACACACAGCCGCAGGCCAGCTGGTGCAGGACCTACTGACCCAGGTGCGGGCCAGGCCTGAGCCCCAGGAGCTGCAGGGCATCCGTCAGGCGCTGAGCCGGGCCCGGGCCATGCTGAGCGTGGAGCTGGGCCCTGAGAAGCTGCTGCCGCCTAAAAGGCTGG AGATGGAGCAGGTGCGCCAGAAGCTGCTGCAGCTGCTCCGCACCTACTCACCCAGCGCCCAGGTCAAGCGGCTCCTGCAGGCCTGCAAGCTGCTCTACATGGCCCTGAGGACCCAGGAGG GGGAGGACGCGGGTGCCGACGAGTTCCTGCCTCTGCTGAGCCTCGTCTTGGCCCACTGTGACCTTCCTGAGCTGCTGCTGGAGGCCGAGTACATGTCAGAGCTGCTGGAGCCCAGCCTGCTCACCGGAGAGG GTGGCTACTACCTGACCAGCCTGTCTGCCAGCCTGGCCCTGCTGAGTGGCCTGGGTCACACCCACaccctcccactgagtccctcgcAGGAGCTACGGCgctccctcagcctctgggagCAGCGCCGCCTGCCTGCCACCCACTGCTTCCAG CACCTCCTCCGAGTAGCCTATCAGGATCCCAGCAGTGGCTGCACCTCCAAGACCCTGGCCGTGCCCCCAGAGGCCTCGATCGCCACCCTGAACCAGCTCTGTGCCACCAAGTTCCGAGTGACGCAGCCCAACACTTTTGGCCTCTTCCTATACAAGGACCAGGGCTACCACCGCCTGCCCCCTGGAGCCCTGGCCCACAGGCTGCCCACCACTGGCTACCTTGTCTACCGCCGGGCAGAGTGGCCTGAGACCCAGGAGGCTGCGACAGAagaggagggcagagggcagtCAGAGGCAAGGAGCAGAGGGGAGGAGCAAGGGTGCCAGGgagatgaggaagctggggtCAAAGCCAGCCCCAGGGACACTCAGGAAGAGTCTGAGACAACTGCTGAAGGGGGCCAGGGTCGAGCGGGTGAAGGCCCTGCTCAGCCAGGGGAGCCAGAGACAGAGGGAAGCCGGGCAGCAGAGGAGTAG